From Arachis hypogaea cultivar Tifrunner chromosome 3, arahy.Tifrunner.gnm2.J5K5, whole genome shotgun sequence:
GAGTGAATTTTTacaaaaaagatttttaaaaaaataaataaaaataattttatatttagatatttttaaaaaaatatttttttatttaataattatgttaaaaatattttttttagtacttttacttttattactaaaattttgtcaaacacataaaaaaaaatcttttttattaattttttttaacaacttaATGATACCTAAACAAGTTTGAAAGCTATTAAGCTCATGGTAATTCCCATTAGGGCATGCTATTATTGGGTTGGAAATCAAGAATTTCAAACTCTTTAAATGATGATATATTATAGGTATTCAATATTCATTATAGTTTTATTTCCTTAGACAGGAGCCATACTGTGGAACTTTTGAAACAAATTTCGCTCCCTTCAGTATTTGTCAATGATCAAACTACACATGGGGGAGAAGATATAGACACATTATGGAGTATGGACACAGCGATGGGCAGCAGCACTCCAACATTCATAATGCTCCTAATCCGATAATGACCATTTAGCTCCCCAAAGTTGGATTGGCCAATATGTGGTCCCTCTAAAATTTCAAGATAATATTTGTGGCATCGCAAAGAACAAGAGAAAATGACAACATTTGAGCCCTATGGTTGTGGATGAGGCTtagcagaaattaaaaaaaaaaaaagtttattgagttaaaaagaagaaattttatattagaaatgaTAAATCTTTATTGATAACAGACAGAGAAGATGAAGGGTATGTAGGCAAGCGAGCTTATAACTGATGAGGGAGGACTTAGGGGCGTCTGATGAGTGATGACCGTAGCAACTTTGCTTCTTGCACCTTAGTGTGAATTGGGCTTTGGGGTGGGTActaaataagaaaaaggaaaattcaaaggtAAATCGGCTTATAATCAAAAGGCTTTAGTAGCTGATTGGGATTGGTTAAATGAGCAGCTTATTCATCCCCTAAAGCAAATATCTAGTGTGAGAACtgagaaacaaaaataaattagtgTTTACCTCAATGTTACGCATCATTTACAACAAACTCAAACGTAGAAATGATCACAGGGAATTGAAGGAGCATTATTAGTTTTAAATTCGTCTTTAGAAATATATGTATCAACTTGAATATGTATCTGATGCGTACCACACCATAATCGGCATGGAGGTTCAGTGGCAGACTGACCTTAAAAATCGGAACCGAGCAGAACTGAACAAACAAACTTTATAAATTATCTCCGAAACAGAATACGCCACTCAATCACGTCTCTTCACAAGATATCCATAACGGCACTTGACCAGGAATATCGGAACTAACAGGAGCTCACCAGCAAACTCGAGGAGCCTATAAATCTTACCCCTTGATTCAGAAAGGGGCAGGTTCCACATTCACTTCTAGTTATTTACtctttattcattaattattctcccacttacttgagcgtcggagtgctttgTGCAGGTGCTCCCGCTGCCGTGTTTCAGAAGGCCGAGGTTAAACTCACGTCGTTGCTCGAGGACAACATATAATCTAGCCACGCATCCAAGTGCTCGGCCGGAGATCATCAACCTCGGTCATCACAgacggaacatttggcgcccaccgtggggcccgaTAACACTAACCCCACGATTCCCTATTATATTTCTACCTCTTGAGTTTTTCTTCGCAGGATAGCACGGGTCCCAGTCATGGCTGACAATGGAGTTCCTCAATTCACACAGGCCGAACTCATGGCCCAAATGGCGGAACTTCAAGCGGAAGTCAAAAGACTAGCCGAACTATCAGCACGAAATAACGCCAACCAGATAGGCGAGGGAAGCTCCAAAAGATCTTCCCAGGGCGCGCCTGACCTGCTGATCGCTGACCCACCGAAAGAGAGACTGACCTTGGACAACCCTTTTTCCGAAGAAATCACAAATTTTCAAATGCCAAAACATTTCACACTCCCCTCCTCACTTAAGCCGTATAAGGGGATTGGTGACCCCCGGGCTCACATTAAGAAATTTcaatctatgatgttttttaacggTCCTAACAATGAACCTGTGCTTTGCAGAGCATTCCCGACATATCTTGACGGAGCAGCTTTGCTTTGGTTCTCAAAACTACCTGCAGGTTCAATCTCATCATTTGAAGAACTGGCGAAGTCCTTCATTGATTACTTCGCCGCAGCGAGAATTTACGTCCACGGATCAGATTACCTCGGCACGATCCGCCAAGGTCCACAGGAGAGCCTAAAAGATTACCTGACCAGGTTTGCAGAGGCGACCATGGAAATACCCGACCTAGATCCGGCTGTCCACCTCCATGCGCTTAAGGCCGGCCTCCGACCTGGCAAATTCAGAGAAACAATCGCCATCACCAAACCGAAGACACTGGAGGAGTTCAGGGAAAGGGCAGCCGGACAAATGGAAATTGAAGAACTAcgcgaggccaacaaaacggaaaGGAAACCCATAAGGGAGGAGGAACGATCAATGAGATCGACCCACAACAAGGAGGTCGGCAAAACGTTCAAGCTCACTCCGAAGTTTGACAATTACACCAGATTCAACACAAGAAGGGAAAAGATAATCAAGGAAATACTCAATGCCAAGATTATAAAACCCCCAATAAGAGCAGGCAGTTACCAAGACCAGAGGTTCGTAGACAAAACCAAACATTGTGCTTTCCATCAAAAATACGGACACACCACCGACGAATGCATAATAGCCAAAGACCTTTTGGAAAGGCTTGCACGGCAAGGCCTATTGGACAAATACATTGAGGCGAGGAAGCATAAGGAAGACGACCGGGGCAGGGAGGAAAGGCAACCGACTTCAGTAAACAAGGAAAAGTGGCCGAACAACAACCTGCCCAAGGCAGTCATAAACTGCATCTCCGGGGGATTCGCTGGAGGCGGCGAAACAACATCGGCCAGGAAACGAAGTTACCGAGCCATGCTAGCCATAGAAGGAGCCTCACCTCCAAACAAGAGCGACGCACCAGATTTAGAGATCACCTTCAATAAAGCGGATATGTCCTCGGCCGCCCCACACCTGGACGACCCGGTCGTAATTTCTATCCAGACAGGCGACCTACTGGTAAGAAAGGTCCTTTTGGACCCAGGTAGCAGCGCAGACGTACTTTTTCATTCTACATTTTTAAAAATGAACTTATCTGAAAAACTCATACAACCCTCCTCCGGAGAACTGGTAGGATTCTCCGGAGAAAGGGTACCCATAAAAGGTTATATATGGCTTAAAACGACAATAGGTGAAAACGCGTCATTCCGAACACTTGATATACAATACCTGATTGTCGATTGCAATAGTCCTTATAACATTATCCTCGGGAGACCTGCTCTGAACATGTTCAGAGCAGTAATATCAACTTTCCACCTATGTGTTAAGTTTCAGGCACAGGACGGAAAAATAGCAACGATCCACTCAGACCGCCAACAAGCTCGGCAGTGTTATAACTCTTGCTTAAAAAGATCGGATAACAGCGGAAGACAACATGAGATCAAAGCAGTACAAACCAGAGAGGAAGTCCTTTCCCTAGCCGAACTCGACCCCAGAGGAGACACACAAGAGAGACCACAACCAACTGACGAACTCCAAAAAATTCAACTAACGTCCAAACCAGAGCAAGTAACATACATAGGTCAAGCACTACAAGGGCAAGAAAGGTCGGATCTCGTAAAGCTGCTAAGGGCCAACGCAGACTTATTCGCCTGGACCCCAGCAGATATGCCGGGCATAAGTCCGGAGATCATCTGTCACAAACTCGCCACCAATCCTTCGAGCCGACCCTTAGCCCAGAAGAAAAGAAACCTAGGAGCAGAGAAATCAAAGGCGGCCCTGGAAGAGACCAGTAAACTCCTACAAGCCGACTTCATCAGAGAAATCCGCTTCACCACATGGCTCTCGaatgtggtaatggtaagaaaaaactcaggtaaatggcgcatgtgcgtcgattttACAGATTTGAACAAAGCATGTCCTAAAGACGCCTACCCTTTACCATGCATTGATAAACTTGTAGACAACGCTTCAGGTTTCGAAAGcttgagcttcatggatgcatactcggggtaTAATCAAATACTAATGCATCCTGAAGATCAAAGCAAAACAGCATTCATTACCGAACATGGAAACTTTTGTTATCGTGTAATGCCATTTGGCTTGAAGAATGCAGGTGCGACCTATCAACGCTTGATGGACAAAGTCTTCCATCACCAAATAGGACGCAACATGGAgatatatgtggacgacatggtCGCGAAAACCAAGAGAGAAAAATCGCACTGTGAAGACCTCAAGGAAATATTTGGCCAACTACGAAATTACAATATGAGACTGAACCCCGAGAAATGCGCCTTCGGAGTAAAGGGGGGAAAGTTTCTCGGATTCATGCTCACATCCCGAGGAATCGAGGCGAACCCTGAAAAATGCTCAGCAATACTCAACATGGAAAGCCCTAAAACGATAAAAGAGGTACAGCAACTTGCAGGAAGGGTAGCTGCACTATCTCGATTCCTCCCCGCTGCATCAAGCCGAGCATATCACCTCTTCCAAACGATATCAAAGAACAAAAAATTTCATTGGACAGAGGAAGGCGAGAAAGCATTTTCCGAGCTCAAAGCGATCTTAGCAACACCACCCGTGCTACAAAGACCAGAAATCGGTGACCCTTTATATTTATACTTATCTGTTTCAAACTATGCTATAAGCTCGGCCCTTATTCTCGAAACAGGAAAAACGCAACAGCCAGTATACTTCGTCAGCAGAGTCATGCAACCAACCGAGCAACGATATCCGAAGATAGAACAACTCGCCCTTGCACTGATAACAACAGCAAGGAGACTCAGGCACTACTTCCAAAGCCACACAATAATAGTAAGGACGAATCATCCACTGAGACAAATATTAACAAAACCAGAACTGGCAGGACGGTTGACCAAATGGTCAATTGAACTCTCAGAGTTCGACATTCAGTTTCAAACAAGGCCGGCCCTCAAGGCACAAGTTCTCACCGACTTCATCACAGAGATGACCCCACACGATCACATTGAAACATGGGAATTGCACGTAGATGGGGCATCAAGTCGAGAAGGAAGCGGGGCCGGAATGATATTAAAGGAGGGAAATAAGGTGGTAGCCGAGCAAGCCCTCCAATTTCACTTCTCGGCAAGCAACAATCAGGCCGAATATGAAGCCCTCATAGCGGGATTAAAGCTCGCCCTAAGCCACAAAGCAACGAACTTAACGGCACATTGCGATTCCCTCCTGGTGGTCCAACAAATCCGAGGAGAATTCCAGGTAAAAGATCCCTTGCTAGAACAATACTGGCTCATAGCAAAGgatctaatttcaaatttcagtTCGTTCACCATATTACATGTGCATAGAGAGCAAAACGTCAGGGCAGATATACTATCTAAACTCGCCGCCACCAGAGCGGACACACAAACATCAACATTATCACAGCACACACTCACAAAACCGAGCATTGAATTATTATGTATTGAAAACATTAACCACCTCCACGATTGGAGGAAACCTTTTCTTGAATACATATGTACAGGTACATTACCCAGAGACGAGCTCCATCCTCAACAGTTCAAACGTAAGGCAAGCTTCTACACAAAAATATCAGGAGAACTATACAGACGAGGTTTCTCACAACCACTATTAAGATGCCTCGACCAAAACCAGGCCAAAGAAGTAATGAATGAAGTCCATGAAGGAGTATGTGGGAACCACATAGGAGGACGAGCTCTCGCCGCAAAAATAATCCGAACAGGATATTATTGGCCGACCATAAAGAGAGATTGCATAGCTAAGGTCAAAACATGCgacaaatgccagaaacatgagGCGATCTCAACCAAGCCAGCCGAAGTACTGCACAGCATggaggtaagctggcctttcTACAGATGGGGGCTTGACATCCTCGGCCCCTTCCCAACAGCACCAGGACAGGTAAAATTTCTTTTGGTATCCATAGACTACTtctcaaaatggatagaagcgcaacctttagcaaagataacagcTGAAAAGGTACGATCTTTTATTTGGAGAAATATAATATGCCGCTTTGGGATACCAAAAGAAATAATATCAGACAATGGTAGACAATTCACAGACAATAAGCTcggtttatttctaaaaaatttcaATATTCAACATCGTTTtagctcggtagaacacccacaaactaatgggcaagccgaagctgctaaccGAGTTGTGTTGCAGGCAATAAAGAAGAAGCTCGACAACGCAAAGGGAGAATGGGCCGAGCTCATTCCCGAAGTACTGTGGAGTTACAACACCACAATACATAACACTACAGACGAAACACCCTTCAAGTTGGTCTATGGCTCAGAAGCACTGATCCCCATTGAGGTCGGATTACCAACGTTAAGAGCCGAGTTGTACGACGAACAACAAAATCAAAGGGCCAGGAGCGCCGAGCTTGACCTAGCCGAAGAGGACAGGGAAATCGCCGCTATCAAACAAAGGGCCGAGAAAAGAATAATGGAAAGAAAATACAACAGGAAGGTGATTCCGAGGATATTCAACAAAGGTGACCTTGTGCTCAGGCGAACAGAGGAAGCCAGAAGACCTCCAGCTCATGGCAAACTCGCCGCAAATTGGGAAGGCCCCTTCCGTGTTACCCAAGTACTCGGCAAGGGGGCATATCAACTCCAAACATTACAAGGCAATGCCATCCCAGGAAACTGGAACATCTCATCACTCAAAATGTATATGTCATAGTTTGTACAAAATGCGAATGAAGGTACTCTTTTTCCCCCTTAGAGCTTTTTTCCCAACGAAAGGGTTTTGCCTAAGGAGGGTTTTAATGAGGCCGGACGCCCCCCGAATCCAAATAAAAGcgataaattcttttcaaataaagcCTGACAATGACAAAATATAACAAAGCAAAAACACTtactataaatatattatattatcaaACTGGCCTGAAACGTCGGCCAAATACCACCACCTAATAGTCAAACCGGCCTAACATCGGCCAAATACCATACAAAGTCCAAAAAATTAACAGTCTAGAGCTCAGACAGTCAAAACAAAAGCCACAAATACAAACAAACTAAGAAGGAGCATTCTCATCGTGCTCCTCCACAGTACCATCCACAACTAACTTTCCACCTACAACTATCTTTGTAATATCGAGCTTATCACAATCAAAATTAGGGGCTAACAGGGCAATCTGACTAACAGCACGATCAAAACCATAAGAGAACATCTCCATCCCAGCCTCCTCTAGCTCATGCACACGGGAAGTAAGCCGACCTTTGGCCACGTCGTGCTCCATAACTTCAGCTTGCAACAAACGGATTTGATCTCTTAAACGAACCACCTCATCCTCAGCTTCTTTCGCTTTAGCCACAGCACTGGTAGCAACATCTTCCTTTTCCTTTACAACCTTCTCCAAATCAGCAATCCGAGCTGTATATGACTTCTCCATGGAAGAGACCTTGTTCACAGCTTCTTGCTGATCAGCACCAACGCACTCAACAGTCCGACCAACGCAGAGTAAGCGAGAAGCAACCACCTACCGAGCACCCGTAGCATGAGAACAATACAAAAGGTTgaaaaaaacaagaaacacaaaacaaAACATACCTGAACAAATTTACCGAGCGCTTCCATTCCAGCTCGGCGCGTCATAAGCATGTCCCCAGGATACTGCGAGGCCCTATCAGAAAGCTCCGCGAAATTAAACTGTTCGTTCCAAAGGGAGTGCGAGCTAGAACCAGCAATGAAGCCATGAAGCTTTTTCTGCCGATCAAAGGCAACTCCGCCACCACCTACAACCTCACGATCACCTTCGGAAATAACCTCTAAGGAAGTATCGTCTCTCTTCCTTTTAAATGAAGACGCAGGATGCGCAACAGACGAGAAAGCCTGCTCGCCCGCATCCTTCCGATCACCAGCACTCCCAATCCCTTTCTCCTTTTTCTTACTCAAGAAAGATTGCAGCTTGTTCGGGTCCAACAAGGGAACTCGGCCACCTAAAAAAACCACCAAATGTCAGACAAACTCGGCAAATGTCCAATACTTAATAACAAAACACCAAAAAACATTACCTATGTAAGCCCTAAGACCCTCATTATCACCCAAATCATATAAACGCAAAATTTCAGGGATGGACAAGCATTCCCCAGCAGCAACACTCTCCACAATAAAGTTCATCACAAACTCCTCTTCCTCACTCCTCTCAGAAGCCTCGAGGATCTGAGTCGGTTCAGAACACCAGTAGAGAGGAAATTTCTCGCTCAACTCACCATCCAAATAGAAAGGGTACTCAGACTCGGCCGAGCGGACTTTCACAAAAAGAGATTTGAAGTTCTTGAAAGAGGACTTATAAAGAAGGAATACAGACCGACCCGGAAAGCTACTGAAACAAACCCACAACCCCTTACGAACCCCCTTTGcctgaaaaaaggaaaagaataaaGACAGCGAACAAGGGAAGGAGAGGAATTCCATCAGACATTGAAACGCGCGAAggaacgcccaagaatttgggtgCAACTGTGACGGAGCACAGTTTAGCTGAGTAAGGACGTCACactcaaaagaagaaaagggaaacTTCACTCCAAGTTCAACCATGCATGGagtatacatataaaaatactcCCAGTCACCCCTCCTCTCACAAACCCTATCACTACTAGAACAGGGCTGAAACTCGACAACGACGCCAGAACCCCCCCTCACGAAATCTACGCCCCTCAAATCAGAAAGGGATTCAACGCTGATGAAGGAAGATGAACGTGTCTTCACATCATCTTGGACCCAGTGATATGGGTCGTCTTCCCTATCCTCAATAGccttcaatttttctttcaatttctctcCCGCCATGACAGAGTATGCAGAAACGAACAGTCAAAGAAGAGTCAGAAAACGTTTACCTTTCGAAGACATAGCGCAGACTTGAAGACTAGGAGCAACACAGCGTAATTtccaaaacaatgaaaataactaTTATTGCAAGCCCACTAACAAAGTGGGTAAATTAATTCATGCCCACTAACAAACGTGGAAACCGAAACGGCAATAATGGACAATAAAAGATGACACGATTCGCGAAGAGACAAGTTAAACCCTTTTCAAATTTTCTCAAAACAAAACCTAGCCAcgtatgaaaaacaaaaagctcgCCTACCGACCTATACGGAACGCTAGCCGACCTGGGGGGCTATGATGCGTACCACACCATAATCGGCATGGAGGTTCAGTGGCAGACTGACCTTAAAAATCGGAACCGAGCAGAACTGAACAAACAAACTTTATAAATTATCTCCGAAACAGAATACGCCACTCAATCACGTCTCTTCACAAGATATCCATAACGGCACTTGACCAGGAATATCGGAACTAACAGGAGCTCACCAGCAAACTCGAGGAGCCTATAAATCTTACCCCTTGATTCAGAAAGGGGCAGGTTCCACATTCACTTCTAGTTATTTACtctttattcattaattattctcccacttacttgagcgtcggagtgctttgTGCAGGTGCTCCCGCTGCCGTGTTTCAGAAGGCCGAGGTTAAACTCACGTCGTTGCTCGAGGACAACATATAATCTAGCCACGCATCCAAGTGCTCGGCCGGAGATCATCAACCTCGGTCATCACAGACGGAACAGTATCAATTCGGTGTATATGGTGAGTGATTACGAATAGCATATCTCTTTCTGAGAAGGGGCCGGGTTCCATGAAAGTATAAAGAATGCGGTTTGGTCATTTTAATAATAAGAGCAGTTCGAAGCAACGAGTAAATCCCTATTTTAGTTCCTGAAATTTATACGTTTACTCATTTTGgtctttgaaattcaaaatttcccATAATAGTTTCACAGATTCTAGTCTCAATTTAGTTCCTCTTACCATTTCCAACAATGAGTTAGCAAACAAAGTGCTGAGGTGGCaaaattttgccacgctggaattttgccacgctggacacTCAACGATTAGGTGACATGCCAACATttgattttggaccctatttggTCCTGGAACctaacttcttcttcttcctcctgctTTGCGCCATCCTTCTCCTCTGGCTTCCCCTTTTCTACTTCCTTGTCTCCCACCCAACCCATTCCTTTCTCTTTGACTTCCTCTCCGCCTTTGCCTTCTCCGCCGTACTCCTTCCCCTTTTTTGACATAATCTCTCCTTTCCACCATTGGTCTGTCCTGCTCCGTGCCGTCCTTCTCCTCTCGTTTCCCCTTTTCTACTTCCTTGTCTCCCACCCGACCCGTTCCTTTCTCCCTAATTTCCTCTTCGCCTCCGCCTTCACCTTCTTCGTCGCACTCCTTCCCCTTTTCTGACATGATTTCTCCTTTCCACCCTCAGTCCGTCGAAATGGTTGAAATGTTGACGTTTGAAATGGTAAGTGGAG
This genomic window contains:
- the LOC112734843 gene encoding uncharacterized protein → MAGEKLKEKLKAIEDREDDPYHWVQDDVKTRSSSFISVESLSDLRGVDFVRGGSGVVVEFQPCSSSDRAKGVRKGLWVCFSSFPGRSVFLLYKSSFKNFKSLFVKVRSAESEYPFYLDGELSEKFPLYWCSEPTQILEASERSEEEEFVMNFIVESVAAGECLSIPEILRLYDLGDNEGLRAYIGGRVPLLDPNKLQSFLSKKKEKGIGSAGDRKDAGEQAFSSVAHPASSFKRKRDDTSLEVISEGDREVVGGGGVAFDRQKKLHGFIAGSSSHSLWNEQFNFAELSDRASQYPGDMLMTRRAGMEALGKFVQVVASRLLCVGRTVECVGADQQEAVNKVSSMEKSYTARIADLEKVVKEKEDVATSAVAKAKEAEDEVVRLRDQIRLLQAEVMEHDVAKGRLTSRVHELEEAGMEMFSYGFDRAVSQIALLAPNFDCDKLDITKIVVGGKLVVDGTVEEHDENAPS